From the Sulfuriferula nivalis genome, the window CGCCGCTTGTAACGTCGCCAAAGACAAACTTGGATAAAGCGCACCCTGATATGAGGACAACATCGGCATACGCCGCGTCACGCCATCAAAATCAGCACTCATATTGAAATAGCCGGCACCTGTCGCTGACTGTTGTAAACGAACCAAATTCGCACCATACCCTTTGACTTGTAATAATTGCAGCGCACTTGCTCGCTGACTCTTCAACATGGGTTGTGGCAACTGCCCCAGGTTTTGCACATAAGGCGTAAAGTAATAACCTAGCACAGATGGTCCCAAACTCAGTGCCTGTGCGAAACGACCATCATAATCAAGACTGGGGCGTAACTGATTCAATACATGCTGAAATTCAGCATCATGCTTAAATTGGGTATTAGCCAGTTGTGTAAGTGCAGGCAAGCCAGAACTGGTATCCGTTTCAGCGAAGACCACGTCAAATCCGACCGTAGCAACTTTGTATCGTGTGAACAAAGATTCTGTCAGCAACGCCATCTGATCGCGCCCCCACGGCCAACGACCAATTTGCTTCAGGCTGGCCTCATCAATATCGATGATGACGATCCGCGGATCTATCTCATGGGGCAGCGTCATCAATAAGCGCGCATCGTAACTCCAGGCTTCCAGCCTGTCCAACATACCCAATCGTACTATGCCTGCGCTATGCATGATCAGCACAACACTGATCAGCAAGCTGACCAACACACGCAGCCAGTATTTCAGGATGTTGCCCATAACTCCTCAGGCAATACCACAGCAGTTCCCAGTTTGGCAACGACGATGCCCGCAGCGCGATTTGCCATCGCCATCGCCGCGGGTAAAGCTTCGCCAGCAGCCAGCATCGCACCTAACGTAGCAATAACTGTATCGCCTGCCCCACTCACGTCAAACACCTCACGCGCGAGTGTTGCCTGATGGAACACACCTGCCTCGGTAAACAAAGTCATCCCCGCCTCGCTACGCGTCACCAATAATGCCTGCAAGCTCAGCTGCGCACGCAAAGCCTCAGCTTTAGTACGGAACTCATTTTCATCACGCCAGGAGCCTGCCACTGCACGAAACTCGCTTAAATTCGGCGTCAGCACGCTGGCATATTGATAACGCGCGTAATCATCACCTTTGGGGTCAACCAGAATAGGAATGTTACGTGCATTTGCAGCTACTATCATCGCAGCAATATGCGTCAAACTCCCCTTGCCATAATCAGACAGAATAACCAAATCATAATCAGCTATCAGCGTATGAAAGCTTGCTAATTTGTCTGCCAGCACGGCATCACTGGGAGGTGTTTCAAAGTCTATGCGCAATAACTGTTGCTGACGACCTATCACCCGCAATTTGATTATCGTATCGACACTGGCGTCCTGATGCAGATTAGCTTGCACACCTGCTTCAGCCAATAACTGCGCCAGTTGTAACCCAGCTTCATCCTGCCCAACCACTGACAACAGTGTTACTTGCGCGCCCAGACTCGCTGCATTGCGGGCAACGTTAGCTGCACCACCCAGCCTCGCCTCTTGTTTGTGCACCTTGACTACAGGCACAGGTGCCTCAGGTGAAATCCGCGCCACATCGCCGAACCAGTAACGATCCAGCATCACATCACCCACAACTAAAATACGGGCGCGTGACAAATCGACGCGGGAATTTATACTCATTTACGACCTATGGCGAAATACTCAAACCCCAATTCACGCATTTGCGCAGGCTCATACAAATTACGCCCGTCAAAAATCACAGGATGTTTGAGGTTAGCTTTAATCACGGCAAAATCCGGGCTACGGAAAACTTTCCACTCAGTCACGATAGTCAACACATCTGCTCCGGCCAATGCGGCTTCGGGCGTATCGACCAAAGTAAGTTGTGGGTGATTGCCATAAATGCGCTGGGTCTCATGCGCAGCCGCAGGGTCAAACGCTTGCACATACGCACCGCGTTCCCACAGACCTTCCATTAACACACGACTGGAAGCTTCACGCATATCATCGGTATTTGGTTTGAATGCCAGACCCCACAAAGCAAAACGCATCCCCGACAAATCATTACCAAAACGCGCAATAATCTTGGACAACAATAGGTGCTTCTGCGCTTCATTCGCAGTTTCTACCGCATCAATCACGCGCATAGGCACGCCATACTCAGCCGCAGTACGACGCAAAGCCTGTACGTCTTTGGGGAAACAGGAACCGCCATAACCACAACCTGGGTAAAGGAA encodes:
- the rfaE1 gene encoding D-glycero-beta-D-manno-heptose-7-phosphate kinase codes for the protein MSINSRVDLSRARILVVGDVMLDRYWFGDVARISPEAPVPVVKVHKQEARLGGAANVARNAASLGAQVTLLSVVGQDEAGLQLAQLLAEAGVQANLHQDASVDTIIKLRVIGRQQQLLRIDFETPPSDAVLADKLASFHTLIADYDLVILSDYGKGSLTHIAAMIVAANARNIPILVDPKGDDYARYQYASVLTPNLSEFRAVAGSWRDENEFRTKAEALRAQLSLQALLVTRSEAGMTLFTEAGVFHQATLAREVFDVSGAGDTVIATLGAMLAAGEALPAAMAMANRAAGIVVAKLGTAVVLPEELWATS